The Pediococcus inopinatus region ATTTGTTTGAAGCTGGTGTTTTATCTGGGATGGGGACATTACACAACTTAGATGAAATGAAGCAAGCAGCTAAGAAGATTCATGAGTTGGGCGCCAAAAATGTGGTGGTCAAAGGTGGTAAGGGCCTTAAGAGTGATGAAGCTGTTGACGTCTTCTATGATGGTCAGACTTTTGAAACGTTGAGTGCTAAGAAACAAGCGAGTGATCGCAATGCCGGTGCGGGCTGTACTTTTGCCGCAGCGGTAACTGGTGGCTTGGCAAATGGCCTTAGTGTGAGCGATGCGGTTCACCTCGCTAAGAAGTTTGATACAGCTGCCATTCAAAATGGCTTTGACCTAAATAAGTTTTTAGGACCCGTTTTTCACCCTGCATATCGGATGGAGAACGTTGGCAAGCTGATTTAAATATTAAAAAATAGATAAAAATCATACGGGAAAACCTCATCAGAAAGTTGAAGACGTTTTCTTTTTTTATTCCTTCGGAAATTGCAAGAACAAGTTAGCCACCCCGCAGGCGAAGTTGCGGGGCAAGTCAGAATATCTATTGAAGGTCAAGATAATAGCTACGCACTACATGATTTACGAATACGTGCTGCTTCAATTTGAAAAGCTTCTTTTGGGGTTTGATACTTCAAGATACGTCGCGGTAATTGGTTAAGACGACTTTCAACCATTGAAACCGTCTTGGGACCAATCGTATCTAATGAGTGTCCCTTAGGTAAATATCGTCTAATCATGCGGTTATGAGTTTCATTGGTTGCTCTTTCAAAGGAACTATACGGATGGGCATAATAGATGTCAGCTACGCCGTCTAAGACTGCATTCAAGGCTGTGAACTCCGTTCCGTTGTCAGCAGTAACAGATTTAATAAGATCACCAAATTCAGCACAAATTCCCTTAAGTGCATACGATACCGAATCAGCATCTTTGCCTTCAATCAAGCGAACAATATCATAACGAGTTTTACGTTCCGTGAAGGTCAATAATACACTTTCATGTCCACTTCGTTTACCAACTACAGTATCAATCTCAAAGTGGCCAAATTCCTTGCGTTTGTCGACCCTTTTAGGACGTTCCTCAATACTTTTACCAGCTAAACGTCGATGCTTGTTTGACCAGTGATGTTTAGTACGACGGTTAGCCTTCTCCACCAAATCAAGATTACGGATCTCTAACAATTGCGCATCGATATAGTTGTAGAGAGTTTTCGTACAAACCATCTCCGTGCGCTTAAACAGATGTTGTTGGTGGGCGAAGCCGACTGCTGCATCAGGTGACCAATCATCTTGGTGGAAATGATCATCAAAGTAAGCCAGAAAGTTAGTAACAAATTTAAATTTTAGAGGTCGATGACAGCGTTGTCGATTCGTTTGATACCGAACTTGGGCCGTATCAGGCGCATAAACGCTAAAGTACTGTTCTTTACCATTAAGTTTCTTTACCTGTTGAATGCGGCCACGCTTAAGCTCATTATTAATAGTTTGATGACAGACACCAATTTCAGCGGCAATTTGACGAGCAGATTTGCCTGCAGAAAGTAAGCCAGCAATTCTGCCTCGCTCAATTGGAGTTAAATGATGACCCTTTACGTGAGATGTGATAAGCTGTTCTTGCACCAAGACGAAAACCTCTTTCATTGTTTAGTGTGGGAACTTCAATGATACCTGATTTTTTCGTCTTGGTGTCTTTTATTTGGCCACTTTTAAAAGGTGGCTAACTTGATTATAAAATTCGCGATCGTAAATACAGAGAATTTAAAGATGGCAAGAATAGATGATATCGGAGGCAATTTTCTTTTAAAAAGTAAGGCATGTTAAGGTGTACGTACTACTATTTTTTGATGTAGTTTAAATAAGTAATATCACTTTGTAATTCTGCACTCTTCTCGATAATTCAATAGCCAAAGATCAACAATATATCCCTAATCAGGCAAATTGAGCACAATACCAAAGTACCAAAACTAAAAATGAGCTGTGAGATTGTACTAAAAACTTTTTGACTCATTGAGTATCTGATGATATTAAAATACCTTGTGGATAATAGTCTGTAATGTTCGTAAGTAGGTGCATTTTACGTTATTTGAGACTTGGTCTTGAAATTGTACTTTGTTTTGGTCGTGCCGAATTTTTCCTTTAGCTGGGGTGTCTTTAGGAAAAAATTATAGCTGTTGCATCTTTCTAAAAGCAATTAATCACACCATATAAAATAGAGGGAAATATATGAAACTTAATCTTAGTGTTATTATAACGACATTTAATTCCAAGAAAACTATTGTTAATTGCTTGAATAGCTTAGCAGCTTCATGCGCACATGCAGGATACGACAGTGGACTTGAAGTTATCATAGTGGATGATGGTTCTACTGATGGTAGTATGGAAATAATAAGATATTTTAATAGTATATTTGCCAATTATAAAATAATAGAGAAAAAAAAGAACACTGGGAATGCCGATACTCGTAATGTAGGCTTAGACGTAGCGTCAGGAGAATATATTACTTTTATCGATAGTGACGATGAAGTAACTGTGGATTATTTAACAGAAATCAACAAAAATCTTAGTGAAAAAAAAACTGACATGCTTATTTTTGGATATAATCAGGTTGAAGACGAAAATATTGTACAAGAAAAGATTAAAATAGAAGAGATACATGACAAAAATTTAGTGTTAAAAAAATATTTTCATATTGAAGATGGAGATGCAATTGGTTCATACACATGGAACAAAGTGTTTAAAAAATCGTTGCTATCAAAAAATAAAATTAGGTTTCTCTCGGGAAAAAAATTTGAAGACGTTCCTTTTTGTTTTAATTGTATATTGTGCGCAAGTTCAGTTAAATGCATAAACAAATGTCTTTATAACTATATATATAGAAGCGATTCTACCGTACACAATGTAACTGAAGAGCTTATTTTGGATAGATTGTGGAGCTTGAAAGAAATTAAAAATATGATGATAAGAAGCCACATGGAGGAGCTATATCCGGATTATTACCAATACTGTTTATCTGCATACTTTTATCTATACAAGCAGGTAAATCAGGAGATGCCTAGGTCTTCGTTAAAGGGAGATCTAAAGTATAAAATCATCCAAGTGGCCAGTAAAATAAAACCTACAACAAAGGACAAAGTGAAATTAGTTTTATTACGCATGAATGTATTGTCCTTACTTTATTTAATTTAAAAAATACCTTTGCTTGATATGATGGAATCCTTGTCAAAAAAGGAGAAAATAAGATGTGTAAATTATCAATAATTATACCCACCTATAATTCTGGAAAACTAATTGAAGAGTTGCTAGATGGTTTAGATAAACTGCGCGATGTTGAGTTTGTTTTTGTGGATGATGGTTCAACTGACAACACTGTTGATATCATTAAGAATCGGTTAAAGCAGAATAATACAGAATTTCAATTCCAAATTTTTCTGTGCAAGCACTGTGGAGTGAGTCATGCTAGAAATGTTGGATTGACAAAGAGTAATTCTGCACGAGTAATGTTTGTCGACGCTGATGATAGAATTGATCCGCAAATTTTACAACAAGTGATTGATGATGATGCATCATCTGCTGACATTATTTCTTTTACTAAGAATTGTCAAAAACAGTATCAAATTAGTGACAAGCATCCATTGATAGCAGAGCTACTATTAAACAAGCATGAAAAAATAATTCCTGCACCATTTTCAAAAATCTATAAAAGTGAATTTTTAAAGACAAACAATATTTTTTTTGTCGAAAATGTTGTTGTGGGTGAGGATATGCTTTTTAACTTAAAAGCAATTTTAAAGAGCAATTCTATTCTTATTTCTGGGAAAAGTTTTTACTTATATCGACAAAATGCTAATTCGGTAACAAAATCTATAAATTATGACATTGAGAAAAACAGCCTTAACTTTGTAAACGAACTATTTGATATCTTAAAAAAGTTTCCAGAACACCAAGAATTATTGAATAGAGTGGTAATTAATTCTTGGGTGGGAGACTCAATCATGATTTGCAGATATCAATTTAATAAGGAAAAACTTGTAAATTTCAAAAAAAATATACATCAGAAATATTCGTTTAGTGAGATTTTTTCTTTGCGTTTAGGATTAAAAAAGGACATTTTAAAGATGCTTCTTTTGATAAACGCATATCAGATAGTTTTGTTATTACTCCATTCAAACAAGAAAATTAGCGTACCAAGCAAATCATTTATGAAGATATAATAGAAAGAAATGTTTCATTTTGCACTAAGAAAGGCAAGTACACAACAATTAAGGGAGTATACGCCAAAAGTTATAGACTCAGGACAAGAACCTGTTTTGGTTATAAAAAATTGGCCAAAAACTGCACATAAATAAGAACTTATTACGAATTATATTGAAATTTAGGTGCTTATCTTTAAAAATTTTAAGTTTGTAGAATCATATCAGGATAACCTCACACTTTTTAGATGATAATAAAGGAAAATGTTTTCTATGAAAATAATAAAAAATTTCATTTACAATGCTTCTTACCAATTATTTGCACTGATAGTTCCATTAGCTACGACTCCCTATATTTCGCGTGTCTTAGGTAGTGAAGGAGTTGGAACTAATGCTTATACAAATTCTATTATTCAATATTTCGTTCTGTTCGGTAGTATTGGTATTAGTACATATGGCAACAGGCAGATAGCATATCAAAGAAACAATAAAGTTGAATTAAGTCAGACTTTTTGGGAAATTAGTATTCTGAGATTTTTTACGATTGGTGCGGCTTATATAGCTTTTCTGATCTATCTTTCGTTCGTCAGTAGATTCAAAATTTATTTTATTGGGCAGTCATTTCAAATAATTGCGGCAGCATTGGATATCTCATGGCTTTTTATGGGGTTAGAAGACTTTAAAAAAACTGTTACTAGAAATATAATTGTCAAGCTGGTATCTGTAATTTGTATATTTGCATTAGTGAAGAGTCCAAGTGATTTGAGCATGTATATACTTATACTAAGTCTTTCAACTTTGCTTGGTAACTTGTCATTGTGGGGGTATGTACGCCATGCAATTATTAAGCCTAATTTAAAACGATTTCACATATTGAGGCATTTGTCGCCATCAATTTCATTGTTTATTCCACAGATTGCCATCCAAATTTATTTGGTATTGAACAAAACAATGTTAGGAAATATTTCAGGAGTTAAGGCAGCTGGATGTTTTGATAATGCGGATAAAATAGTAAAAATAGTTTTAACAGTTGTTACTTCACTTGGTACTGTTATGATGCCAAGAATGGCAAGCGTATTTGCAAACAAAGAATATAAAAAGCTTGAGCATTATTTATATATGTCTGGTGATTTTACCAATTTTCTTTCGGTTCCTCTTGCGTTCGGTTTGGCAGGTATTGCACCCAGATTTGCTCCATGGTTTATGGGAAAAGAATTTGCAATTACAGGCGAACTTATTTCTGTAGAATCAATAGTTATTTTTTTAATTGCTTGGGGAACGTTAATTGGAGTGCAATATTTAATTCCTACTAATCAAGTAAAAAAATATACGTGGGCTGTTAGCGCAAGTGCAGTAGTTAATTTGATTTTGAATGTACCTTTAATTTATATGTATGGGGTCGTGGGCGCTACTATTGCAACTGTTGTCTCTGAAATAACATCAACTGGACTACAGCTTTATTTTATTCGAAACCAAATTAATTTGAAAAATATGTTTCATGGATTTTGGAAGTACTTGATAGCCGGCTTACTGATGTTTGTCGTGGTAAGGTACATAAACAATAATATGCGTATGTCGATTATAGGGCTGGGTGTTCAGATTTGTAGTGGAGTTATAATTTATTTTGGTATAACACTTTTATTGAGAGCTCCTTTTGTCAACACCATTACTAAGTTTGTAAAACATGAGTTGTAAAATCCGCAAATGTAGCAAGTAATGAATAGACGTTTTACAAACTGAGTAAGTACTACACATATTTTTATACAAAGGTTAAGTTTGTGAAGATTTAATGAATTTTACGATGAAGTAGCATACAATGATAATAGTTAATTTTCAGGAGGCGTGGCATGAGACATGAACATGAACCTAAACAAAGAAAGCATACAGTAAGAAACGTGATTTTGACGGTTATTTTGGTTTTGTTGGTTTCAGTGGGGGCATATGCAGCACGGAAATACTACAATATCAAACATGCGGTTGATAATACGTATCAAAGTGCTGGGATCAAGAAAAACCGGAATGCAAATGCTGTGATTCAGGCTAAAAGCCCCATTTCGATCTTAATTATGGGGACTGATACGGGTGCGTTGGGACGTTCTTACAAAGGACGGACAGATACGATGATGTTGATTACGTTGAATCCTAAGAAGGATAAAACAACGATCACAAGTATTCCTCGTGATACCGGTGTAACCATTCCAGGATACGAGAGTGAATCCCCATCGAAGATCAATGCAGCTTATGCGTTTGGAAGCTCTGGTACCGCCATTAAGACGGTTCAAGAGATGCTGAATGTGCCGATTGATTTCTATGCGGTCATGAACATGGGTGGCATGGAAAAAGTAGTCAACGCGGTTGGTGGTGTAACAATCACACCTACGTTGAGTTTCTCTTATGATGGCTATACTTTCACCAAGGGGCAGTCTACTAAGATGAACGGTAAGAAGGCTCTGGCCTATTCACGAATGCGTTATAGTGATCCTGATGGGGATTATGGGAGACAAACGCGTCAACGCGAAGTGATTATGGCGATTATGAGTAAGGCTGGATCAATATCAAGTTTGCTTAATAAGGACTTCTTGGATTCAGTCTCATCCCAAATGAAGACAGATTTGACGTTTAGTGACTTATCAGCGATTGCGCAGAACTATCTTGGCGCACGTAAGTCAGTTTCACAGACTCATTTACAAGGAACTGGTCAGACGGTTAATGGTCAGAGTATGGAGCTGATGGCTAAGAGTGAGTTACAGCGTGTGACGAACCTTAACCGAAAGAACCTTGGCTTGGATCATGCAACAACTGGGAATATTGCATTGAGTGTGTCCGATGCTAGTTCCAGTTCTGATAGTAGTGTGCAGAGTGCTAATGTGAATGCAGGAAATTAAAAAAACTAAAAAGACATTTGAATTCTAAAATTCAAATGGGTCTCTGTCAAATCGTATTGGTGGAGATTTTGAACGGCACATTCACTTCGGTGAATGTGCTTTTTGTTTACTCATGAATTAAACTAATCCGGATAAAGAAGTTGTCAATATTTCGAAAACCAAAACAGTTACGCTTTAATGCCTTGATTTTACGATTAAGTCCTTCAATTGGACCGTTGGAAAATGGATAACGACAACTGTTTAGAAGGGCTGAACCATTTTTGATAAACGTGTTGATCGTTATGTCCATTTGATTACTAGTGGGTTGGTAGTTAGTAAGTAAGGATTGGAACGCATTAGCATCCTTTTGGTGTATGGCACTTAAGATACCTTGATAGGTTTGATACACAGATCTAAATCTGGGAAAAGCGTCTAGAGCTAAATCAATGGCGTTTTGTTGCGTCATATACTCGTTAATTCCGCGTAAATAAACAGCCTTAGAATCATTAACTTTTATTTCATCAAGATGAAATAAACGCCATTGAGATTTTAAAATATGATAAATTCGTGAATGCTTATCTTGGATAGTACGAATGGTCTGCGTGCGTTCATTATCTAAGGCACGCCCAGCCAGTTGAATAATATGGAAACGATCGATAATCGTGGCCGCATTGGGAAATAAGCGATGAATGAAGCTGCCATATTCAGCATTCATGTCAATCGTCACTGATTGAACTTGGGCACGTTCTTGAACCGAAAAACGAGCTTCAAAGTAGTCAATGATATCTTTACTTAGCCGATCTTTTAAAGTAACAATTCGGCGATGACTAATGGCATCGCAACAATTAAAGGACATCCAGTGATTACAGGAACGAAATTCATCAAAGCAAAGATTCTCTGGGAGATGTTTAACACGATAGGCTAAGTGAATATTGGCATTTAGGATTCGTTGAACACTGCTTGGCGAAATTCCACAAAGTTTAGCAATTTCTTTACTCGTCAACATATCGCGTGCCAAAACGATCACTTGATGTTTGATATTATGTGTGAAAGTTTCGTTACGATTAACCAACTTAGTTTTAGCACCACAGGTTTTTGAACAATCTTTACATTGGTATCTTTGACGTTTTAAATGCATTTCGTAACGACCACCGGATAAGGTTCCTAAACGCAGGTGACTCATGTGAGTTCCGTTTTTAATTAAGCTTTTATGGCCACAATGTGGGCACTTTAAAAGTTGATAAGACAAAGTTGCATGGACGACATGAATACGTTGGTTTGTGGAACACCGTTCTTTAGAAATACCAGTGACAATTAAGTTTGGGTCTGTTATTTCGAATAAGCATAAGATAGAATTAGTTAGGGACATCTGAATTTACTCTTTTCGATTTGTTTTGGCGATTAAATCGTAGCACAAAGAGGACAGATGTCCTTTTTTATTTTTCTGATTTTCAAAACAGACAAAAAACCGGTATTAGTTATTCACCAATACCAGAAAGTGTAGACCCATTCAAATGTCTTTTTGAAATTATATAACTAAAAGTCAATATTTTATTGAACTAAGAAATGGAGAAGGTCAAATGGACAATAATGAAGGCTATCTAAATTTATTTAAGAATCCAACAATATTAAAGCCGGGCCAACAAATGGTTGTAAAGTTTGTATTGCCGGAATATGTGAAAGATTTATTAAGCGGGAAAATATATATGCGACAGTTAAAGTTCTTTAAAGGGCTTGAAGATGAGCAACGGGGTGATAAACACGAAGGAACCTGGCGACAGTCTTTTTCGGATGGAGAAATTAAAATGGAGTCAAGCATATCATATAAATTTGTTGATGAAATTCAAATTGCTTGTTTTACTTTATTAGATAAAGAAAGAGATTTCTATAAATTGAATGATAGTTGGTATATGCTGAAGCCAAACGCAGCAAAGAATTTAGAAAAAATAAGAGAAAAAAGAGATGCTGTATTTTATGATGCTAACGACTTTCTTCAATCGCTGGTTCAAACAAATAAAAATAATCCAGATTTTACTTGGTCAATGATAGAGTACACAAATTGTATGCAAAAAGCTGTAAATAATGAGTTTAGAATGCAGCATATCGAAGGCCAAGCTTTTATAAAAGATAGCTTTTTTGCAAACCAACGTGAATTAAGGTTAATGAAGATTGAATCAAATAAAAAGGATTCAACAAATATTCAATTACTTGGTCCACGAAAGTATAGGCATTTTGCAGGTTCCGCTTTGAATTTGAGAAAATTAAAAATTAGTGCAGAAATGTTTGCATAAACGGTGACAAGAATTTTGTCGTAGATTATTTAAGACTATCCCTTTAATTGAATAAATACAAAAACGACCTCAGAATTTACTTTTCTGAAGGTCGTTTTTTTCGGTTTTTAAGAATAA contains the following coding sequences:
- a CDS encoding glycosyltransferase family 2 protein → MKLNLSVIITTFNSKKTIVNCLNSLAASCAHAGYDSGLEVIIVDDGSTDGSMEIIRYFNSIFANYKIIEKKKNTGNADTRNVGLDVASGEYITFIDSDDEVTVDYLTEINKNLSEKKTDMLIFGYNQVEDENIVQEKIKIEEIHDKNLVLKKYFHIEDGDAIGSYTWNKVFKKSLLSKNKIRFLSGKKFEDVPFCFNCILCASSVKCINKCLYNYIYRSDSTVHNVTEELILDRLWSLKEIKNMMIRSHMEELYPDYYQYCLSAYFYLYKQVNQEMPRSSLKGDLKYKIIQVASKIKPTTKDKVKLVLLRMNVLSLLYLI
- a CDS encoding ISL3 family transposase, which encodes MSLTNSILCLFEITDPNLIVTGISKERCSTNQRIHVVHATLSYQLLKCPHCGHKSLIKNGTHMSHLRLGTLSGGRYEMHLKRQRYQCKDCSKTCGAKTKLVNRNETFTHNIKHQVIVLARDMLTSKEIAKLCGISPSSVQRILNANIHLAYRVKHLPENLCFDEFRSCNHWMSFNCCDAISHRRIVTLKDRLSKDIIDYFEARFSVQERAQVQSVTIDMNAEYGSFIHRLFPNAATIIDRFHIIQLAGRALDNERTQTIRTIQDKHSRIYHILKSQWRLFHLDEIKVNDSKAVYLRGINEYMTQQNAIDLALDAFPRFRSVYQTYQGILSAIHQKDANAFQSLLTNYQPTSNQMDITINTFIKNGSALLNSCRYPFSNGPIEGLNRKIKALKRNCFGFRNIDNFFIRISLIHE
- a CDS encoding LCP family protein; this encodes MRHEHEPKQRKHTVRNVILTVILVLLVSVGAYAARKYYNIKHAVDNTYQSAGIKKNRNANAVIQAKSPISILIMGTDTGALGRSYKGRTDTMMLITLNPKKDKTTITSIPRDTGVTIPGYESESPSKINAAYAFGSSGTAIKTVQEMLNVPIDFYAVMNMGGMEKVVNAVGGVTITPTLSFSYDGYTFTKGQSTKMNGKKALAYSRMRYSDPDGDYGRQTRQREVIMAIMSKAGSISSLLNKDFLDSVSSQMKTDLTFSDLSAIAQNYLGARKSVSQTHLQGTGQTVNGQSMELMAKSELQRVTNLNRKNLGLDHATTGNIALSVSDASSSSDSSVQSANVNAGN
- a CDS encoding flippase, which encodes MKIIKNFIYNASYQLFALIVPLATTPYISRVLGSEGVGTNAYTNSIIQYFVLFGSIGISTYGNRQIAYQRNNKVELSQTFWEISILRFFTIGAAYIAFLIYLSFVSRFKIYFIGQSFQIIAAALDISWLFMGLEDFKKTVTRNIIVKLVSVICIFALVKSPSDLSMYILILSLSTLLGNLSLWGYVRHAIIKPNLKRFHILRHLSPSISLFIPQIAIQIYLVLNKTMLGNISGVKAAGCFDNADKIVKIVLTVVTSLGTVMMPRMASVFANKEYKKLEHYLYMSGDFTNFLSVPLAFGLAGIAPRFAPWFMGKEFAITGELISVESIVIFLIAWGTLIGVQYLIPTNQVKKYTWAVSASAVVNLILNVPLIYMYGVVGATIATVVSEITSTGLQLYFIRNQINLKNMFHGFWKYLIAGLLMFVVVRYINNNMRMSIIGLGVQICSGVIIYFGITLLLRAPFVNTITKFVKHEL
- a CDS encoding glycosyltransferase; protein product: MCKLSIIIPTYNSGKLIEELLDGLDKLRDVEFVFVDDGSTDNTVDIIKNRLKQNNTEFQFQIFLCKHCGVSHARNVGLTKSNSARVMFVDADDRIDPQILQQVIDDDASSADIISFTKNCQKQYQISDKHPLIAELLLNKHEKIIPAPFSKIYKSEFLKTNNIFFVENVVVGEDMLFNLKAILKSNSILISGKSFYLYRQNANSVTKSINYDIEKNSLNFVNELFDILKKFPEHQELLNRVVINSWVGDSIMICRYQFNKEKLVNFKKNIHQKYSFSEIFSLRLGLKKDILKMLLLINAYQIVLLLLHSNKKISVPSKSFMKI
- a CDS encoding IS30 family transposase — translated: MKEVFVLVQEQLITSHVKGHHLTPIERGRIAGLLSAGKSARQIAAEIGVCHQTINNELKRGRIQQVKKLNGKEQYFSVYAPDTAQVRYQTNRQRCHRPLKFKFVTNFLAYFDDHFHQDDWSPDAAVGFAHQQHLFKRTEMVCTKTLYNYIDAQLLEIRNLDLVEKANRRTKHHWSNKHRRLAGKSIEERPKRVDKRKEFGHFEIDTVVGKRSGHESVLLTFTERKTRYDIVRLIEGKDADSVSYALKGICAEFGDLIKSVTADNGTEFTALNAVLDGVADIYYAHPYSSFERATNETHNRMIRRYLPKGHSLDTIGPKTVSMVESRLNQLPRRILKYQTPKEAFQIEAARIRKSCSA